The following proteins come from a genomic window of Puntigrus tetrazona isolate hp1 chromosome 15, ASM1883169v1, whole genome shotgun sequence:
- the LOC122359313 gene encoding NACHT, LRR and PYD domains-containing protein 12-like isoform X1, which yields MNLSCFRSMQSGRANMSVPSCVSINSRQSIDLGVSFKGEDTCEYRSCARRRCQSCYGIKPALRECSTECQRAEVHNKLRLDLWTKFHCLCEGIEKQGNQTLLSEIYTELYITESKGGEINNEHEVGWIEKASRKARTGDTPINLSDIFTPLPGQDQPVRTVLTKGVAGIGKTVSVQKFILDWTEGKVNQDIHLIFPLSFRELNLLNKQTFNLQELLQFFMGTELLEISSNESKIIFIFDGLDECRLSLDFQNNVKLCDVTKSASVDVLLTNLISGNLLPSALIWITSRPAAADLIPSECVHRLTEVRGFNDPQKEEYFRKRFKDQSLANRIISHLKSSRSLFIMCHIPVFCWISATVLEKMLSQAESGEIPKTLTQMYTHFLIMQMRTMHEKAFKMKVKDEDMILKLGKLAFRHLMKGNVIFYEEDLRECGIDVTEASVYSGLCTQIFREEFGLCERNVFCFVHLSIQEHLAAVYAMFSFNLKNLDVLGEYQSLKHDDQHPACLAIYKRAVEAALQSKNGHLDLFLRFLLGLSLESNQSHFQYLLTQTGARSHNTEQIVQYIKRMIRQDLSPEKSINLFHCLNELGDHTLENEIQGYLNAGTIKDAVLSPSQWSALVFVLLTSEKLEVFELNQYIRDEFNQTHLTQDQVLHNLLPVVELSRSAQLGCCTLTENCCADLALALSSESSSLREVNLNFNNLQSSGVKLISAGLGNPHCKLETLGLWRCGLTHESCAALASALNSNPSHLRKLDLSENNLGDEGVKLFSDGLKNPQCKLETMQLRFCNLSYKSCAVLASALRSNPSHLRELDLSENELGDDGVNLLSDGVRNTLCKLEILWLRDCDVSDEACAALTSALESNPSHLRELDLTKNKITDMGANLLSAIIFDPHYKLEKLHYV from the exons ATGAATTTGTCATGTTTTAGATCAATGCAGTCAGGGAGAGCAAATATGTCGGTGCCCAGTTGTGTGTCCATAAACAGCCGTCAGTCAATAGACCTTGGAGTGTCCTTCAAGGGCGAAGACACCTGTGAATACAg GTCATGTGCAAGAAGACGATGTCAGAGTTGTTATGGGATAAAGCCAGCACTCCGTGAATGCAG CACTGAGTGTCAACGTGCTGAAGTCCACAACAAACTTAGATTGGACCTGTGGACAAAATTTCACTGTTTATGTGAGGGAATAGAAAAGCAGGGAAACCAAACACTTCTCAGTGAGATCTACACTGAGCTATACATCACAGAAAGCAAAGGTGGAGAAATCAACAATGAGCATGAAGTCGGATGGATTGAAAAAGCATCCAGGAAAGCTAGAACAGGAGATACCCCGATCAACTTAAGTGACATTTTCACACCATTGCCTGGACAAGACCAACCCGTCAGAACTGTGCTGACTAAAggagtcgctggcattggaaaaacggtttctgtgcagaagttcattctggactggACAGAAGGGAAagtaaatcaagacatccatcTCATATTTCCACTTTCTTTTAGAGAGCTCAATTtattaaacaagcaaacattCAATCTTCAAGAGCTTCTACAATTTTTTATGGGCACAGAACTACTTGAAATCTCttcaaatgaaagtaaaataattttcatctttgatggtttgGATGAGTGTCGTCTGTCTCTTGATTTCCAAAACAATGTGAAATTGTGTGATGTGACTAAATCAGCCTCAGTAGATGTACTGCTGACAAACCTGATTTCTGGGaatctgcttccctctgctctcatctggatcacctccagacctgCAGCAGCTGATCTCATTCCCTCTGAGTGTGTCCATCGACTGACAGAGGTACGAGGCTTCAATGACcctcagaaggaggaatacTTCAGGAAGAGATTCAAAGATCAGAGTCTGGCCAACAGAATCATCTCACATCTGAAGTCATCAAGGAGCCTCttcatcatgtgccacatcccagtgttctgctggatctcagccacCGTTCTAGAGAAAATGTTGAGTCAAGCAGAGAGTGGAGAGATTCCCAAGActctcactcaaatgtacacacacttcctgatcaTGCAAATGAGAACTATGCATGAGAAGgcctttaaaatgaaagtgaaagatGAAGACATGATCCTCAAACTGGGTAAACTGGCTTTTAGGCACCTCATGAAAGGTAATGTGATCTTCTATGAAGAAGATCTAAGAGAATGTGGCATTGATGTGACAGAAGCATCAGTGTACTCGGGATtgtgcactcagatcttcagagaggagtTTGGTCTGTGTGAGAGGAATGTCTTCTGCTTTGTTCATCTGAGCATTCAGGAACATCTAGCAGCTGTGTATGCaatgttttcattcaatttGAAAAACCTAGATGTTCTCGGCGAATACCAGTCTTTAAAACATGACGATCAGCACCCAGCATGTTTAGCAATCTATAAGAGAGCTGTGGAAGCAGCTTTGCAAAGTAAGAATGGCCATCTAGACCTCTTCCTTCGCTTCCTTCTGGGTCTCTCGTTAGAGTCCAATCAAAGTCATTTTCAGTACCTACTGACACAAACAGGAGCAAGGTCTCACAACACAGAGCAAATTGTCCAATATATAAAGAGGATGATTAGACAAGACCTTTCTCCGGAgaaatccatcaatctgtttcaCTGTCTAAATGAACTAGGTGATCATACTCTGGAAAATGAAATCCAAGGCTATCTGAATGCTGGAACAATCAAAGATGCCGTTCTGTCTCCGTCTCAGTGGTCAGCGCTGGTTTTTGTGTTGCTTACCTCAGAGAAACTGGAGGTGTTTGAATTAAACCAATACATCAGGGATGAGTTCAATCAAACTCACCTCACACAAGATCAAGTTCTCCATAATCTACTTCCTGTGGTTGAACTGTCCAGATCAGCTCA gCTTGGTTGTTGTACTCTGACAGAGAACTGCTGTGCTGATCTGGCTTTAGCTCTCAGCTCAGAATCCTCGAGTTTAAGAGAAGTGAACTTAAACTTCAATAATTTGCAGAGTTCAGGAGTGAAGCTCATTTCTGCTGGACTGGGAAATCCTCACTGCAAACTAGAAACATTGGG GTTATGGCGGTGTGGTCTCACACACGAAAGCTGTGCTGCTTTGGCCTCGGCCCTCAATTCAAACCCTTCACATCTCAGAAAGCTGGATCTGTCTGAAAATAACCTAGGAGATGAAGGCGTGAAGCTTTTCTCCGATGGGCTAAAAAATCCACAGTGTAAACTTGAGACAATGCA GCTGAGATTTTGTAACTTGTCATATAAAAGTTGTGCAGttctggcttcagctctgagatcaaacccctcacacctgagagagctggatctgtcGGAGAATGAATTGGGAGATGACGGAGTTAACCTTCTCTCTGATGGAGTCAGGAATACTCTTTGTAAACTGGAGATATTAtg GCTCAGAGATTGTGATGTATCAGATGAAGCTTGTGCTGCTCTGACTTCAGCTCTGGAATCAAACCCCTCACACTTGAGAGAACTGGAtctgactaaaaataaaatcacagatATGGGAGCAAACCTGCTCTCTGCTATCATATTTGATCCACACTATAAACTGGAGAAATTACATTATgtttga
- the LOC122359313 gene encoding NACHT, LRR and PYD domains-containing protein 12-like isoform X2 codes for MQSGRANMSVPSCVSINSRQSIDLGVSFKGEDTCEYRSCARRRCQSCYGIKPALRECSTECQRAEVHNKLRLDLWTKFHCLCEGIEKQGNQTLLSEIYTELYITESKGGEINNEHEVGWIEKASRKARTGDTPINLSDIFTPLPGQDQPVRTVLTKGVAGIGKTVSVQKFILDWTEGKVNQDIHLIFPLSFRELNLLNKQTFNLQELLQFFMGTELLEISSNESKIIFIFDGLDECRLSLDFQNNVKLCDVTKSASVDVLLTNLISGNLLPSALIWITSRPAAADLIPSECVHRLTEVRGFNDPQKEEYFRKRFKDQSLANRIISHLKSSRSLFIMCHIPVFCWISATVLEKMLSQAESGEIPKTLTQMYTHFLIMQMRTMHEKAFKMKVKDEDMILKLGKLAFRHLMKGNVIFYEEDLRECGIDVTEASVYSGLCTQIFREEFGLCERNVFCFVHLSIQEHLAAVYAMFSFNLKNLDVLGEYQSLKHDDQHPACLAIYKRAVEAALQSKNGHLDLFLRFLLGLSLESNQSHFQYLLTQTGARSHNTEQIVQYIKRMIRQDLSPEKSINLFHCLNELGDHTLENEIQGYLNAGTIKDAVLSPSQWSALVFVLLTSEKLEVFELNQYIRDEFNQTHLTQDQVLHNLLPVVELSRSAQLGCCTLTENCCADLALALSSESSSLREVNLNFNNLQSSGVKLISAGLGNPHCKLETLGLWRCGLTHESCAALASALNSNPSHLRKLDLSENNLGDEGVKLFSDGLKNPQCKLETMQLRFCNLSYKSCAVLASALRSNPSHLRELDLSENELGDDGVNLLSDGVRNTLCKLEILWLRDCDVSDEACAALTSALESNPSHLRELDLTKNKITDMGANLLSAIIFDPHYKLEKLHYV; via the exons ATGCAGTCAGGGAGAGCAAATATGTCGGTGCCCAGTTGTGTGTCCATAAACAGCCGTCAGTCAATAGACCTTGGAGTGTCCTTCAAGGGCGAAGACACCTGTGAATACAg GTCATGTGCAAGAAGACGATGTCAGAGTTGTTATGGGATAAAGCCAGCACTCCGTGAATGCAG CACTGAGTGTCAACGTGCTGAAGTCCACAACAAACTTAGATTGGACCTGTGGACAAAATTTCACTGTTTATGTGAGGGAATAGAAAAGCAGGGAAACCAAACACTTCTCAGTGAGATCTACACTGAGCTATACATCACAGAAAGCAAAGGTGGAGAAATCAACAATGAGCATGAAGTCGGATGGATTGAAAAAGCATCCAGGAAAGCTAGAACAGGAGATACCCCGATCAACTTAAGTGACATTTTCACACCATTGCCTGGACAAGACCAACCCGTCAGAACTGTGCTGACTAAAggagtcgctggcattggaaaaacggtttctgtgcagaagttcattctggactggACAGAAGGGAAagtaaatcaagacatccatcTCATATTTCCACTTTCTTTTAGAGAGCTCAATTtattaaacaagcaaacattCAATCTTCAAGAGCTTCTACAATTTTTTATGGGCACAGAACTACTTGAAATCTCttcaaatgaaagtaaaataattttcatctttgatggtttgGATGAGTGTCGTCTGTCTCTTGATTTCCAAAACAATGTGAAATTGTGTGATGTGACTAAATCAGCCTCAGTAGATGTACTGCTGACAAACCTGATTTCTGGGaatctgcttccctctgctctcatctggatcacctccagacctgCAGCAGCTGATCTCATTCCCTCTGAGTGTGTCCATCGACTGACAGAGGTACGAGGCTTCAATGACcctcagaaggaggaatacTTCAGGAAGAGATTCAAAGATCAGAGTCTGGCCAACAGAATCATCTCACATCTGAAGTCATCAAGGAGCCTCttcatcatgtgccacatcccagtgttctgctggatctcagccacCGTTCTAGAGAAAATGTTGAGTCAAGCAGAGAGTGGAGAGATTCCCAAGActctcactcaaatgtacacacacttcctgatcaTGCAAATGAGAACTATGCATGAGAAGgcctttaaaatgaaagtgaaagatGAAGACATGATCCTCAAACTGGGTAAACTGGCTTTTAGGCACCTCATGAAAGGTAATGTGATCTTCTATGAAGAAGATCTAAGAGAATGTGGCATTGATGTGACAGAAGCATCAGTGTACTCGGGATtgtgcactcagatcttcagagaggagtTTGGTCTGTGTGAGAGGAATGTCTTCTGCTTTGTTCATCTGAGCATTCAGGAACATCTAGCAGCTGTGTATGCaatgttttcattcaatttGAAAAACCTAGATGTTCTCGGCGAATACCAGTCTTTAAAACATGACGATCAGCACCCAGCATGTTTAGCAATCTATAAGAGAGCTGTGGAAGCAGCTTTGCAAAGTAAGAATGGCCATCTAGACCTCTTCCTTCGCTTCCTTCTGGGTCTCTCGTTAGAGTCCAATCAAAGTCATTTTCAGTACCTACTGACACAAACAGGAGCAAGGTCTCACAACACAGAGCAAATTGTCCAATATATAAAGAGGATGATTAGACAAGACCTTTCTCCGGAgaaatccatcaatctgtttcaCTGTCTAAATGAACTAGGTGATCATACTCTGGAAAATGAAATCCAAGGCTATCTGAATGCTGGAACAATCAAAGATGCCGTTCTGTCTCCGTCTCAGTGGTCAGCGCTGGTTTTTGTGTTGCTTACCTCAGAGAAACTGGAGGTGTTTGAATTAAACCAATACATCAGGGATGAGTTCAATCAAACTCACCTCACACAAGATCAAGTTCTCCATAATCTACTTCCTGTGGTTGAACTGTCCAGATCAGCTCA gCTTGGTTGTTGTACTCTGACAGAGAACTGCTGTGCTGATCTGGCTTTAGCTCTCAGCTCAGAATCCTCGAGTTTAAGAGAAGTGAACTTAAACTTCAATAATTTGCAGAGTTCAGGAGTGAAGCTCATTTCTGCTGGACTGGGAAATCCTCACTGCAAACTAGAAACATTGGG GTTATGGCGGTGTGGTCTCACACACGAAAGCTGTGCTGCTTTGGCCTCGGCCCTCAATTCAAACCCTTCACATCTCAGAAAGCTGGATCTGTCTGAAAATAACCTAGGAGATGAAGGCGTGAAGCTTTTCTCCGATGGGCTAAAAAATCCACAGTGTAAACTTGAGACAATGCA GCTGAGATTTTGTAACTTGTCATATAAAAGTTGTGCAGttctggcttcagctctgagatcaaacccctcacacctgagagagctggatctgtcGGAGAATGAATTGGGAGATGACGGAGTTAACCTTCTCTCTGATGGAGTCAGGAATACTCTTTGTAAACTGGAGATATTAtg GCTCAGAGATTGTGATGTATCAGATGAAGCTTGTGCTGCTCTGACTTCAGCTCTGGAATCAAACCCCTCACACTTGAGAGAACTGGAtctgactaaaaataaaatcacagatATGGGAGCAAACCTGCTCTCTGCTATCATATTTGATCCACACTATAAACTGGAGAAATTACATTATgtttga
- the LOC122359314 gene encoding NACHT, LRR and PYD domains-containing protein 12-like → MDSLLQSESALKHQTSDNEVPQDLNVELKGDRASEDRQERPDSPVASCMSMSSDTSMDLPFAYFKCDSNPGHRQKTSDSERLTCASLKSNASKDQGVEFKGRGTSGDGQERLDPALPSCVSMGRDTINYPNSKHRLIRQPRMVSGVSISECDLPESTFTQCRIQFQMKLMRKFQFLHEGREPKGSPTLLNEIYTELYITDAKESTQECEIRQIETAAMKAVTEDRLSINCNDIFKPLPEQKHRIRTVMTKGFAGIGKTVSVQKFILDWTEGKSNPDVHFIFPLPFRELNLINDKNLSLLDLLHVFFPETKEVDIFSDEYTVLFIFDGLDECRFPLNFPSNEILQDSTKVTSVDMLLTNLIAGNLFPSALIWITSRPAAVDLIPSECVHRLTEVRGFDDPQKVQYFRKRIRDDNLAEKIISHLKSSRSLFIMCHIPVFCWISAAVLEKMLSQAESGEIPKTLTQMFTHFLIIQIKIKYKKDYEKTETDEEMILKLGRLAFQQLVKHNAIFYEEDLRECGIDVTEASVYTGLCTQIFREEFGLHSRKIYCFVHLSIQEHLAAMYVHHTFTTQNVNVFDQITEPSREATSRQIFDLHQRAIDETLQNKNTHLGLFLRFLLGFSLEPNQTLLKVLLSQTETRYHNLEKTIEYIKKMIEHHPTPNKFISLFHCLKDLGDRSLVKQIECYLNQRALTTAKLTPLQWSAVVFVLLTSEHLDVFELKAYAWRTGCAKMVQVLSYLVPVIKAYKSVRLNGCGITDEGCSALASALISNPSHLLELDLSFNELGDRGIKCLSDGLKNGLCKVEKLKLKKCGITDEGCAALDSALKSNPSHLRELELTTNNVGDLGVNWLSIALKNPECLLKILRLTGCGITHKGCDALASALKSNLSQLKELNLANNVIGDSGLKLLSAALADLRCKLQTLGLNDCGIKNEGCAALASALRSNPSHLIELDLSGNKVGDFGVQILSTALEMTYCKLGKLKLVNCGITDEGCSALATALTSNPSHLRELDLSGNKVQDSGVQMLSSGLENYYCQLETLRLMSCGITDESCAALSSALTSNPSHLRQLDLSKNKLSDSGINLLSTGLSNPRCKVEKLRLQDCDATDEGCVALASALRSNPSHLKELDLSDNKLGDLGVNLLSTGLDYCKLEILKLKHCGVTYEGCAALAALLRSNLKYVDLSANILEDLGVQLLSALSY, encoded by the exons ATGGACTCCTTATTGCAAAGTGAATCTGCACTCAA GCATCAGACATCAGACAATGAAGTGCCACAGGATCTGAATGTTGAATTAAAAGGTGACCGTGCTTCTGAAGAcag GCAGGAGAGACCAGACTCACCAGTGGCCAGCTGTATGTCAATGAGCAGTGACACGTCCATGGATCTGccatttgcttattttaaatgtgacagcAATCCAGGACACAG GCAGAAAACATCAGACTCTGAAAGGCTGACTTGTGCATCATTAAAGAGCAATGCATCAAAGGATCAGGGTGTTGAATTCAAAGGTCGAGGCACTTCTGGCGACGG GCAAGAGAGATTGGACCCAGCACTGCCCAGCTGTGTGTCCATGGGCCGTGACACCATAAACTACCCCAATTCTAAACACAG GTTAATTAGGCAGCCCAGAATGGTCAGTGGTGTGTCCATAAGTGAGTGTGATTTGCCAGAATCTACATTTACACAGTGCAG AATTCAATTCCAAATGAAACTAATGAgaaaatttcagtttttacatgAAGGAAGAGAACCGAAAGGAAGCCCAACACTCCTAAATGAGATTTATACTGAGCTCTACATCACAGATGCTAAAGAAAGCACTCAAGAATGTGAAATCAGACAGATTGAAACAGCAGCTATGAAAGCAGTGACGGAGGACAGACTGTCAATCAACTGCAATGACATTTTCAAGCCGTTACCTGAACAAAAACATCGTATCAGAACTGTGATGACTAAAGGAttcgctggcattggaaaaacggtgtctgtgcagaagttcattctggactggACTGAAGGGAAATCAAATCCGGATGTCCACTTcatatttccacttcctttcagagAGCTCAATTtgataaatgacaaaaacctCAGTCTTTTAGATCTtctacatgtttttttccctgaaacCAAGGAAGTAGATATTTTCAGTGATGAATATACAGTGTTATTTATCTTTGATGGTCTAGATGAGTGCCGTTTTCCCTTAAATTTTCCCAGCAATGAGATTCTACAGGATTCAACTAAAGTCACATCAGTAGACATGCTGCTGACAAACCTGATTGCTGGAAATCTGtttccctctgctctcatctggatcacctccagaccagcagcagttGATCTCATCCCCAGTGAGTGCGTTCATAGACTGACAGAGGTACGCGGCTTCGATGACCCTCAGAAGGTTCAATACTTTAGGAAGAGAATCAGAGATGACAATCTAGCTGAGAAAATCATCTCGCACCTAAAGTCATCGAGGAGTCTCttcatcatgtgccacatcccagtcttctgctggatctcagccgCTGTTCTAGAGAAAATGTTGAGTCAAGCAGAGAGTGGAGAGATTCCCAAGACTCTCACTCAAATGTTCACACACTTCCTGATCATTCAGATCAAAATCAAATATAAGAAGGACTATGAgaagacagagacagatgaagagatgaTCCTCAAACTGGGAAGACTGGCTTTTCAGCAGCTTGTGAAACACAACGCTATCTTCTATGAAGAAGATCTGAGAGAGTGTGGCATTGACGTGACTGAAGCATCAGTGTACACTGGGTtgtgcactcagatcttcagagaggagtTTGGGCTACATTCAAGGAAAATCTATTGCTTTGTTCACCTCAGCATTCAGGAACATCTTGCTGCTATGTATGTGCATCACACTTTCACAACACAGaatgttaatgtgtttgacCAAATTACTGAACCATCTCGTGAAGCAACATCCAGGCAGATATTTGACCTGCATCAGAGAGCTATTGATGAGaccttacaaaataaaaatacacacctgGGCCTATTTCTTCGCTTCCTTCTCGGCTTTTCACTTGAGCCCAATCAGACTCTTTTAAAGGTTCTTCTGTCACAGACAGAAACCAGGTACCACAATTTAGAGAAAACGATTGAATACATCAAGAAGATGATAGAGCACCATCCCACTCCAAATAAATTCATCAGTTTGTTCCACTGCCTTAAGGATCTGGGTGACCGTTCACTTGTGAAACAAATTGAGTGTTATCTCAATCAAAGAGCTCTTACTACAGCCAAATTAACCCCTTTACAGTGGTCAGCTGTCGTGTTTGTTCTTCTGACTTCAGAGCACTTGGATGTGTTTGAATTGAAGGCATATGCTTGGAGAACTGGCTGTGCAAAAATGGTGCAAGTTCTTTCGTATCTTGTGCCTGTGATTAAAGCATACAAATCAGTACG GCTGAATGGTTGTGGTatcacagatgaaggttgttctgctctggcttcagctctCATATCAAACCCTTCCCACTTGTTAGAACTGGATTTGTCATTTAATGAACTAGGAGATAGAGGAATTAAATGCCtgtctgatggactgaagaatGGTCTTTGTAAAGTAGAGAAACTAAA GCTGAAGAAATGTGGTATAACAGATGAAGGCTGTGCTGCTCTGGATTCAGCTCTAaaatcaaacccctcacacctgagagagctagAACTGACTACAAATAATGTAGGAGATTTGGGAGTGAACTGGCTATCTATTGCTCTAAAGAATCCTGAATGTCTACTGAAAATTCTGAG GCTGACTGGTTGTGGTATTACTCACAAAGGTTGTGAtgctctggcttcagctctaAAATCAAACCTCTCGCAGCTGAAAGAGCTTAACCTGGCTAACAATGTCATAGGAGACTCGGGGCTGAAGCTGTTGTCTGCTGCACTGGCGGATCTTCGCTGTAAACTACAGACACTCGG GTTAAATGATTGTGGTATCAAGAATGAAGGTTGTGCAGCTCTagcttcagctctgagatcaaacccctcacacctgataGAGCTGGATCTGTCTGGAAATAAAGTAGGAGACTTTGGGGTACAGATTCTCTCTACTGCACTGGAGATGACATACTGTAAACTTGGAAAACTCAA GTTGGTGAATTGTGGTatcacagatgaaggttgttCTGCTCTGGCAACAGCTCTGACATCAAACCcttcacacctgagagaacttGATCTGTCTGGAAATAAAGTACAAGATTCAGGAGTACAGATGTTGTCAAGTGGACTGGAGAATTATTACTGTCAACTGGAAACACTGAG GCTTATGAGTTGTGGTATCACAGATGAAAGTTGTGCAGCTCTTTCTTCAGCTTTGAcatcaaacccctcacacctgagacaGCTGGATCtgtctaaaaataaactatCAGACTCGGGAATAAACCTGCTCTCTACTGGACTGAGCAATCCTCGCTGTAAAGTGGAGAAACTTAG GTTGCAGGATTGTGATGCCACGGACGAAGGTTGTGTtgctctggcttcagctctcagatcaaacccctcacacctgaaaGAACTAGATCTGTCTGATAATAAATTAGGAGATTTAGGAGTGAATCTTCTAAGTACCGGACTAGATTACTGTAAACTGGAGATACTCAA GTTAAAACATTGTGGTGTCACATATGAAGGATGTGCTGCTCTGGCTGCTCTCCTGCGCTCAAATCTAAAATATGTGGATCTGTCTGCTAATATACTTGAGGATCTAGGAGTGCAGCTTCTTTCTGCTCTGTCTTACTAA